A part of Pectinophora gossypiella chromosome Z, ilPecGoss1.1, whole genome shotgun sequence genomic DNA contains:
- the LOC126379799 gene encoding RUS family member 1, whose translation MFIYHEGEILFKEKYGSSPMERFYVKPPEQINLVVLEEGKPNGLQNWFSQIFLPHGYPDSVSKDYIAYQMWDTAQAFSSTITGTLATQEVLRGVGVGSTQASPLAATITWVLKDGCGHIGRILFAYTHGTNLDAYSKKWRLYADVLNDAAMCLEVALPVFKPHTTLILCISTTMKAIVGVAGGATRVALTQHHALRGNMADVNAKDSAQETAVNLVASFTALLLITICGSSITLFFLMIVLHIVFNYCAVRAVCLRTLNEPRFIQVIDTYLKHEVISNPCEINQNEPIIFYQMGKNFLDLKQCGFHIELGCSIKRLMWFKPKHAYWNSIKNVYADKEYMLYGDIARREMYVLLGEESTVDSTLCAYFHAVLLSIIICAINDEPLAVYANQENPRPFAQVCHTIQAAHWSREATDKVGNSGFLYEPSYDLLEFVDKIVQKEWPQIRLGLRQTGWDLSKHLLLVDEWRMSTHFLKAKDVRVSVAEDESSPTYRTTSLRSLNQDALSQQKSSKSLIKDKINVTRETFTIEPAMVSSELTLIAPSVNLSKAQLHSEDNLKASSSQQMSSKIKLESPTKQQSASKSKLEVHENSKQTLESSSKPKIVKKISIESPLTCPKKEPSLKINPSEKTKHD comes from the exons atgtttatataccACGAAGGCGAAATtttattcaaagaaaaatatggtTCAAGTCCAATGGAAAGGTTCTATGTGAAGCCTCCAG AACAAATTAATTTAGTAGTTTTAGAAGAGGGGAAACCAAATGGTCTTCAAAATTGGTTCTCGCAAATCTTTTTGCCCCATGGTTACCCTGACAGTGTAAGCAAAGACTACATTGCTTATCAAATGTGGGACACAGCACAGGCTTTCAGCAGTACTATTACAG GCACATTAGCAACTCAAGAAGTATTGCGAGGTGTAGGAGTGGGAAGTACACAGGCGTCACCATTAGCTGCTACCATAACATGGGTTCTCAAGGATGGATGTGGCCATATTGGAAGAATACTCTTTGCATACACTCACGG CACAAATCTGGATGCCTATAGCAAAAAGTGGCGTTTGTATGCAGATGTATTAAATGATGCTGCAATGTGCCTTGAGGTAGCGCTGCCTGTGTTCAAACCACACACCACATTGATTTTGTGTATCAGTACAACTATGAAGGCCATTGTTGGAGTAGCAG GTGGGGCCACAAGAGTGGCGCTAACACAGCATCATGCGCTACGCGGAAATATGGCCGATGTGAATGCCAAGGATTCTGCCCAGGAAACTGCAGTCAACCTCGTTGCGTCCTTCACTGCCTTACTGTTAATTACTATCTGCGG GAGTTCTATTACGCTGTTTTTCCTGATGATAGTGCTGCACATAGTTTTTAACTACTGTGCGGTAAGGGCAGTTTGTTTGAGAACACTTAACGAACCAAGATTTATTCAAGTCATCGATACTTATCTCAAGCACGAAGTTATCTCAAACCCTTGCGAAATTAACCAAAATGAACCAATCATTTTCTACCAAATGGGGAAAAAttttttag ATTTAAAACAATGTGGATTCCACATTGAACTTGGATGTTCAATAAAAAGATTAATGTGGTTTAAACCGAAACATGCATATTGGAATtctattaaaaatgtatatgcCGATAAAGAGTACATGTTGTATGGTGACATTGCTAGAAGAGAAATGTACGTTTTGCTAGGCGAAGAATCTACCGTGGATAGCACATTATGTGCTTATTTTCACGCAGTGTTGCTGTCTATAATAATATGTGCTATAAATGATGAACCTTTG gctGTGTATGCAAACCAAGAGAACCCTCGTCCTTTCGCCCAAGTATGCCATACAATACAGGCTGCTCACTGGAGTCGTGAAGCAACAGACAAAGTGGGAAATAGCGGCTTCCTCTACGAACCGTCATATGATCTATTGGAATTTGTTGACAAAATAGTCCAAAAAGAATGGCCACAAATCAGACTTGGACTCAGACAAACGG GCTGGGACCTGAGCAAACACTTACTGCTGGTTGATGAGTGGCGTATGTCTACTCACTTTCTGAAAGCTAAGGATGTGCGGGTATCGGTAGCCGAAGACGAATCCTCTCCAACTTACCGCACGACTTCACTGCGATCACTTAACCAAGACGCGTTATCACAACAAAAAAGTAGCAAAAGTCTtatcaaagataaaataaacgTAACTAGAGAAACATTTACTATTGAACCAGCGATGGTATCGTCCGAGCTCACACTAATAGCTCCATCAGTGAATTTGTCAAAAGCCCAGCTACATAGCGAAGACAATCTGAAAGCGTCATCCTCCCAGCAAATGTcgagtaaaattaaattggaaTCGCCTACCAAGCAGCAATCTGCATCCAAATCAAAACTGGAAGTGCATGAAAATTCTAAACAAACGCTAGAATCCTCAAGCAAACCGAAGATTGTAAAGAAAATTAGTATCGAATCCCCACTAACCTGTCCCAAAAAAGAGccatcacttaaaattaacCCTTCCGAAAAAACCAAACATGATTGA
- the LOC126379803 gene encoding probable citrate synthase 2, mitochondrial, translated as MALFRITTTRLAEVQKICPTSTIVLRGLSAENTNLKAVLQEKIPQEQEKIKNFRKKYGGTKVGEVTVDMMYGGMRGIKGLVWETSVLDADEGIRFRGMSIPECQQKLPAAKSGGEPLPEGLFWLLVTGDVPTDAQVKAISKEWAKRAELPSHVVALLNNMPNKVHPMSQFSAAVTALNSESVFAQAYSDGVHKSKYWEYVYEDTMNLIAKLPVIAATIYRNTYRDGKGIGAIDENKDWSANYCTMLGFDDPEFTELMRLYLTIHSDHEGGNVSAHTTHLVGSALSDPYLSFAAGLNGLAGPLHGLANQEVLIWLQKLRKQVGDDFTEEQLKEFIWKTLKSGQVVPGYGHAVLRKTDPRYTCQREFALKHLPNDPLFKLVAAVYKVVPPILTELGKVKNPWPNVDSHSGVLLQYYGLKEMNYYTVMFGVSRALGVLAQLIWSRALGLPIERPKSFSSEMLIKMYSK; from the exons AAAATATGCCCGACAAGCACTATTGTGCTGAGAGGGCTCAGCGCCgaaaatacaaatttaaaagCTGTGCTGCAGGAGAAAATTCCTCAAGAGCAAGAGAAAATCAAAAATTTCCGTAAGAAATATGGCGGCACCAAAGTGGGAGAAGTCACCGTTGATATG ATGTACGGTGGTATGCGAGGCATTAAGGGTTTGGTATGGGAGACGTCTGTATTGGACGCCGATGAGGGCATCCGATTCCGCGGGATGTCCATCCCCGAGTGCCAGCAGAAGCTGCCCGCGGCCAAGTCCGGCGGCGAGCCCCTCCCCGAGGGTCTGTTCTGGCTACTCGTCACCGGAGACGTTCCCACAGACGCCCAGGTCAAAGCCATTTCCAAAGAATGGGCGAAAag GGCAGAGTTACCGTCTCACGTAGTAGCGCTGTTGAACAACATGCCCAACAAGGTGCACCCAATGTCTCAATTCTCGGCCGCCGTCACCGCCCTCAACAGCGAATCTGTCTTCGCGCAAGCTTACTCCGACGGTGTACACAAATCCAAATACTGGGAG TACGTTTACGAAGACACGATGAACCTGATCGCTAAACTGCCAGTGATTGCTGCGACGATCTACCGCAACACGTACCGTGATGGCAAGGGCATCGGCGCCATCGACGAGAACAAGGATTGGTCGGCCAACTACTGCACCATGCTCGGGTTCGACGACCCTGAGTTCACGGAGCTGATGCGTCTCTACCTTACCATTCACAG TGACCACGAGGGCGGCAACGTGTCTGCACACACTACTCACCTGGTCGGCTCAGCACTTAGCGACCCCTACCTCTCTTTCGCCGCCGGACTCAACGGCCTCGCCGGACCCCTTCACGGACTCGCAAACCAAGAA GTCTTGATCTGGTTGCAAAAGCTCCGCAAGCAAGTTGGTGACGATTTCACTGAGGAGCAGCTGAAGGAGTTCATCTGGAAGACCCTTAAATCTGGACAAGTGGTGCCCGGTTACGGACACGCTGTGCTCAGGAAAACTGACCCGAG ATACACATGCCAGCGCGAATTCGCCTTGAAGCACTTACCCAACGACCCGCTGTTCAAACTAGTCGCGGCAGTGTACAAGGTGGTGCCTCCGATCCTTACCGAGCTCGGCAAGGTCAAGAACCCCTGGCCCAATGTGGACTCTCACTCCGGTGTGCTCTTACAG TATTATGGTCTGAAGGAGATGAACTACTACACGGTGATGTTCGGCGTGTCCCGAGCACTGGGCGTGCTGGCTCAGCTGATCTGGTCACGCGCGCTCGGCCTGCCCATCGAGCGGCCCAAGTCATTCAGTAGTGAGATGCTCATCAAGATGTACAGCAAGTAA